The stretch of DNA CCAATTGCGTCAACTTTCTATCTGGAAGATGGAGATTATTTCAGAATCAATAATATTTCGGTTGGATACACATTTAAAAATGTAACTGAGTACATGAGATCAATTAAACTTTATGTAAGTGCCATTAATCCTTTTGTATTTCAGAAATATTCAGGATACTCTTCAGAACTATCAGGTTATAACCCTACAGATACAACAGCTGAAGGAGACCCGTATAAGCGTGCAGGGATAGAACTAGACGCGTATCCTACATTAAGATCTTTTGTATTTGGTGTTAACCTAAATTTTTAAAAAATGAATAAGAAATATATCATAGCCGCCGCATTTTTAGTGTTAGGCGCTTTAAACCAAAGTTGTAGTAATGATTTTATTGATGTATCACCTACAGAAGCAATTCCTGAATCTGCACTTGGTGAAATATATAATAATAATGAAGGAGCAAATAGTCTGGTTGCATCTATTTATGCAAAGTTTTTAGATTGGAATATGAGCACTTTTGCATGGATCGGAGTTACATCTATTGTTTCTGATGATGCTGATAAAGGTTCCAGCGCAAGTGATTCCGGTTCTGATAAAGATATTCTGGATGCTTTAAACTTTACAGCAGCAACTCCATCATTCAAAGAATTGTTTGCTTCTAACTATCAAGGAATTAATAGATGTAATCAGGCGTTGAAATATCTTCCTCAATTAGATAAGGCTGATCCGGCATTACGTAAGAGATTAACGGGAGAAGCTAAGTTTTTGAGAGCATTTATGTATTTTACGTTAGTTAGATCCTTTGGTGGTGTCCCGTTGGTAGACCATGTTCCTGTATCAGGAGTTGAAGCTGATAAATTAATGACCCTGACAAGGAAGAGTAAGGAAGAGATTTATGCATTCATCGAACAAGACCTGAAAGATGCAATCGAAGCACTTCCAAACAAATCAACTTATGGAGACAGTGATAAAGGCAGAGCATCGGTGGGTGCAGCTCATGCGCTATTGGCAAAAGTTTATTTGTATCAGAAAAAATGGCAACTAGCTGTAGATCAATGTAACCTGGTGACAGGCTATTCATTGACTCCTAATTTCCAGGATATTTATAAAGTTTCAGGAGAAAATAATGCAGAATCTATTTTCGAGATTAATGGTACTGGCGGAACAGCAGGAAGAGCAATTCAACAGTATAGCCAGGTGCAAGGCGCCAGAGGTACTACTGGTTGGGGGTGGGGATTCGCAACTCCTACTCAAAGTTTGTATGATGCTTATACTGCAGCAGATACAAGGAGAAATGCAACAATTATCCATAGGGATATGACTTTGTATGATGGGTATTATGTAGGTCCCAATACGGATAATAAGTTTTATAATTATAAGGCTTATTCTTCAAATTACAGAGATCAGCCATCGACAGATGTTAATATCCGTTATCTAAGATATGCTGAGGTTCTTTTAATGAAAGCTGAAGCAATGAATGAATTAGGTCAGACTTCTGCAGCAATTCCTTTCTTAAATGAAGTAAGAAACAGAGCAAATATTGGAAATTCTCCTGTGACTACTCAAACAGATGTAAGAGTGGATGTTTGGAAGCAAAGAAGATTAGAATTAGCTTTTGAGCATGACAGATGGTTTGATCTAGTTAGAACAGGACAGGCCAAAGCTGCAATGGCAGCAGATGGAGGTAAAAACTTTATTGTAGGGAAGCATGAATTATTTCCGCTTCCTCAGGATTTTATTTCGGAAGCAAGTGGTTTGTCAGCTCAAAACCCAGGTTATTAATCTACCATATATAAATAGCCAAAGCTGGACTTTGGCTATTTTTTTAATTAATTCTATGTAAACGTATATTTTATGAAGTTAGGTCTTATTTTTATTCTTACAGTTGCAACCCTGTTACCATGCAAAAATATTCAGGCACAGAAAACGGTTGATAATAAAGCTGTAAAAAGCACAGGTACTGATGAGCAGTTGATGGATAAAGTTCAGAAAGATGCATTGAAATATTTCTGGGATTATGCAGAACCAAATTCTATGTTGGGCAGGGAGCGTTATCATGAAGATGATATCTATCCGGATCAAGATAAACACGTCATCACTACAGGCGGATCAGGATTTGGACTGGCGACTATCTTAGTAGGAGTAGAGAGAGGTTTTGTTCCTAGAAAGGAGGCGGTAAAAAGGCTAACTCATATGATGGATTTCCTTGCAAAAGCAGATCGTCATAAAGGAGCATGGTCGCACTGGATCAATGGAGAAACAGGAAAAACGGTGCCTTTCGGAAAAAAAGATAATGGAGGTGATTTGGTAGAAACGGCATTTTTAACTTCGGGAATTCTTATGGTTCGTGAATACTTTAAAAATGGAAATGCCGAAGAAAAAGCATTGGCTAAAAAATGCGATGATCTATGGAAAGGAATTCAATGGAACTGGTATACCAAGGGAGGCGAGAAAGTATTATACTGGCACTGGTCACCGGAATATCAGTGGGAAATGAATTTTCCATTGGAAGGTTATAATGAGTGTCTGATTACCTATATTCTGGCAGCTTCGTCACCTACCTATTCTATTGATGCGGAAACCTATTACAAAGGATGGACAAGGAATGGAACTTTTCTATCCGACAAAACAAAATACGGACTGCCAATGTATGTGAAGCATAATTATGCTGAAGAATATGGAGGACCTTTATTTTGGGCCCATTATTCATACATCGGTTTAGATCCGACAGGATTATCCGATAAGTTAATTAAAAACTATTTCGATTTAAATAAAAACCAGGTTTTAATAGATTATAAATATTGTGTAGAAAATCCAAAACAATGGAAAGGATATGGTCCGAACTATTGGGGACTTACGGCAAGCTATTCCAGAAATGAAGACGGGACTACGGGATACAATGCTCATTTCCCACAGAACGATCATGGTGTGATTTCTCCGACGGCTGCATTAAGCAGTTTCCCTTATTCGCCAAAGGAATCAATGGATTTCTTACAATTCATATACACCCAGAAGCCAGAATTTGTAGGTTCTGCAGGTCCTTATGATGCTACATCAATCCATTATAATAATTGGTTTACACCACGATATCTGGCCATTGATCAGGGTACAATTGCCCCCATGATTGAAAATTACAGAACCGGATTCTTGTGGAAGTTATTCATGAATGCTCCTGAAATTAAGCAAGGTCTTAAGAAGTTAAGCTTCAAATCTGCCAAGTATGGAATCCAATAACCTGGTCTCAATAAAGGGCGGGCTTTAGCCTGTTTAAACTCATCATACATCAAAAAAGGCTTTAGCCAAAACCTAAATAACAATATGAAATTAAAATTAAAACACGCATTTCTTTTACTTCCGTTGCTCTCATTACAGCTGAGTGGCCAGGAAATAAAAGCTGAACTGAACAAAGAATTTAAAAGAACTGAAAAAGTATCCTATATTTTAGACTATCCGCAAAAAGTGAAGGGTAACGTTCCTTTGATCATATTTCTTCACGGATCGGGGGAGAGAGGAACTGATCTCGAAATGGTAAAAGCCCATAGTCCTTTTACTTATAAAAATCTAATAAAGGAGCCTGTCGCTATTTTAGCACCACAATGTCCTGCTAATAGCTGGTGGGATACGGTTACGATTTATAACCTGATTAAAGAAATTCAGAAAAAATATAAAATTG from Chryseobacterium piperi encodes:
- a CDS encoding RagB/SusD family nutrient uptake outer membrane protein, with translation MNKKYIIAAAFLVLGALNQSCSNDFIDVSPTEAIPESALGEIYNNNEGANSLVASIYAKFLDWNMSTFAWIGVTSIVSDDADKGSSASDSGSDKDILDALNFTAATPSFKELFASNYQGINRCNQALKYLPQLDKADPALRKRLTGEAKFLRAFMYFTLVRSFGGVPLVDHVPVSGVEADKLMTLTRKSKEEIYAFIEQDLKDAIEALPNKSTYGDSDKGRASVGAAHALLAKVYLYQKKWQLAVDQCNLVTGYSLTPNFQDIYKVSGENNAESIFEINGTGGTAGRAIQQYSQVQGARGTTGWGWGFATPTQSLYDAYTAADTRRNATIIHRDMTLYDGYYVGPNTDNKFYNYKAYSSNYRDQPSTDVNIRYLRYAEVLLMKAEAMNELGQTSAAIPFLNEVRNRANIGNSPVTTQTDVRVDVWKQRRLELAFEHDRWFDLVRTGQAKAAMAADGGKNFIVGKHELFPLPQDFISEASGLSAQNPGY
- a CDS encoding glucoamylase family protein, encoding MKLGLIFILTVATLLPCKNIQAQKTVDNKAVKSTGTDEQLMDKVQKDALKYFWDYAEPNSMLGRERYHEDDIYPDQDKHVITTGGSGFGLATILVGVERGFVPRKEAVKRLTHMMDFLAKADRHKGAWSHWINGETGKTVPFGKKDNGGDLVETAFLTSGILMVREYFKNGNAEEKALAKKCDDLWKGIQWNWYTKGGEKVLYWHWSPEYQWEMNFPLEGYNECLITYILAASSPTYSIDAETYYKGWTRNGTFLSDKTKYGLPMYVKHNYAEEYGGPLFWAHYSYIGLDPTGLSDKLIKNYFDLNKNQVLIDYKYCVENPKQWKGYGPNYWGLTASYSRNEDGTTGYNAHFPQNDHGVISPTAALSSFPYSPKESMDFLQFIYTQKPEFVGSAGPYDATSIHYNNWFTPRYLAIDQGTIAPMIENYRTGFLWKLFMNAPEIKQGLKKLSFKSAKYGIQ
- a CDS encoding carboxylesterase family protein, yielding MKLKLKHAFLLLPLLSLQLSGQEIKAELNKEFKRTEKVSYILDYPQKVKGNVPLIIFLHGSGERGTDLEMVKAHSPFTYKNLIKEPVAILAPQCPANSWWDTVTIYNLIKEIQKKYKIDASRTYLTGLSLGGWGTLKLAMEHPEMFAAVAPVCAPTDQIMTANINRYKDLNMKIFHGGMDDIVLPENAFRLYQALHPVNPSAELVIFPNDNHNSWDSTYSNPKFYEWMLSQKKGVK